In Osmia bicornis bicornis chromosome 10, iOsmBic2.1, whole genome shotgun sequence, one genomic interval encodes:
- the LOC114879651 gene encoding LOW QUALITY PROTEIN: uncharacterized protein LOC114879651 (The sequence of the model RefSeq protein was modified relative to this genomic sequence to represent the inferred CDS: deleted 1 base in 1 codon): MSGRVQKESADDSDRIDDAVDPRVQIELERLNTATDDINKLEVDLDEARATFRELLCESTLKIDTLAKKLGSCIEKSRPYYDARFKAKEALHETQKAAVRFERANSQHAAAKEMVYLAEEGLRTEGRCFDHAWQEMLNHATARVNESEHERALSEAEHRHTTALYHRAEHEVQRLQRELKRAIAKSSMGARRSLLLINSIAYRHNLLMLPYYEMKAHFNQMLEEQKLRVSALERSVGEAKMTYAEALRNLEKISDEIHRTRKYDGAEDFSKNSRDGADQSSVQPRTATPTDSSVTGSPDSTDYTSDEYLRLPDKMSPSTPCPVPTRFDREPSSEYLGLSNLNLSSTEPRKYIKRDRPKSIAATDTKHIITLNHTSSSTSRLSDLSNLSNLSNLSNILSPIEKKVKIQTPIDRNNGNSSVQNGEEWTEISLNNSPDEMYYNNEVYSDEEDQIPYKPLPMDLSPESNNPPVNSENTRSLNDASGRKKLITQKSLPTMLKGNEVSLSSEKKAEVTRSPSMKSKNKIDSSLANWITRSSAGGEASGGSSANSSRRQSLDMLWSAGTGERVKELLNHGMMMLNISSLTERRFNEPKTAERDKEKSEKFEKVEGKGKKVPSPLEKTMTYLNADEETSDSESLASVEMLTEDQISSLMMEPDMNQVCQEILGTPLVEVCPLLQQLQQQQ; encoded by the exons ATGAGTGGACGTGTGCAGAAAGAAAGTGCCGATGATTCTGATCGTATTGACGATGCAGTGGACCCTAGAGTGCAG ATTGAACTTGAAAGATTAAATACCGCTACCGATGACATCAATAAACTTGAAGTTGATTTGGAT GAAGCGAGAGCAACGTTCAGAGAACTACTTTGTGAATCTACCTTGAAAATTGATACTTTAGCTAAAAAACTTGGTTCTTGTATTGAAAAATCTAGACCGTATTACGATGCCAGGTTTAAAGCAAAAGAA GCCTTACACGAAACACAGAAAGCTGCAGTCAGATTTGAAAGAGCCAATAGCCAGCATGCAGCAGCTAAAGAAATGGTTTACTTGGCCGAAGAAGGATTAAGGACCGAAGGAAGATGTTTCGATCATGCCTGGCAG GAAATGTTGAATCATGCAACTGCTAGAGTTAACGAATCGGAACATGAAAGGGCTTTATCGGAAGCCGAACATAGACATACCACTGCTTTATATCACAGAGCAGAACACGAAGTTCAAAGATTACAGCGTGAATTAAAACGTGCAATTGCTAAGTCTAG TATGGGTGCACGTCGCAGCTTGCTTCTGATAAACAGTATCGCCTACAGACACAACTTGCTCATGTT GCCATATTACGAAATGAAAGCACATTTTAATCAAATGTTGgaagaacaaaaattaagagtAAGCGCGTTAGAAAGATCAGTGGGTGAAGCTAAAATGACCTATGCCGAAGCATTGAGAAATCTCGAAAAAATCAGCGATGAAATTCATAGG ACGAGAAAGTACGACGGAGCAGAAGATTTTAGTAAAAATTCAAGAGATGGAGCCGATCAGTCATCTGTACAACCTCGTACAGCAACTCCAACAGACTCGAGTGTTACTGGATCACCTGATAGTACAGACTATACTAGCGACGAATATTTACGGCTTCCTGATAAAATGAGTCCTAGTACACCGTGCCCTGTGCCTACAAGA TTCGACAGAGAACCTTCTTCCGAATATTTGGGCCTAAGCAATTTGAATCTCTCTTCTACGGAACCTCGAAAGTACATAAAGCGCGACCGTCCAAAAAGTATTGCAGCAACTGATACAAAACATATCATTACGTTAAATCATACGAGTTCTTCGACCTCCCGACTGTCGGATTTGTCGAATTTGTCGAATTTGTCGAATTTGTCGAATATTCTTTCTCCCATAGAAAAGAAAGTGAAAATTCAGACGCCAATCGATAGAAATAACGGTAATTCTAGCGTACAAAATGGAGAGGAGTGGACAGAGATCAGCTTAAATAATTCTCCGGATGAGATGTACTACAATAACGAAGTATATTCCGACGAAGAAGATCAGATTCCTTACAAACCGTTACCGATGGATTTAAGTCCTGAAAGTAACAATCCGCCGgtgaacagtgaaaatacTCGGTCGTTGAATGATGCGTCTGGTCGGAAAAAATTGATAACGCAAAAATCATTGCCTACCATGTTGAAGGGAAACGAGGTTTCTTTAAGTAGCGAA AAAAAAGCGGAAGTAACAAGGAGTCCATCGatgaaaagtaaaaataaaatcgataGCAGTTTAGCTAATTGGATAACTCGAAGTTCAGCGGGCGGCGAAGCCAGTGGAGGTAGCTCAG CAAATTCGAGTAGAAGACAGTCGCTTGACATGTTATGGAGCGCGGGAACCGGCGAACGAGTCAAAGAATTGTTGAATCATGGGATGATGATGTTGAACATATCTAGCCTTACGGAGCGACGTTTCAACGAACCAAAGACAGCAGAGAGAGACAAAGAAAAGTCTGAAAAGTTTGAGAAAGTTgaaggaaaagggaaaaaagttCCTAGCCCTTTGGAAAAAACAATGACCTATTTGAATGCAGACGAAGAAACATCTGATAGCGAAAGTTTAGCAAG CGTGGAAATGTTAACGGAGGATCAGATTTCTTCACTTATGATGGAACCAGATATGAATCAAGTATGTCAAGAAATTCTGGGAACCCCTCTAGTTGAGGTTTGTCCATTGTTACAACAGTTACAGCAACAACAATAG